A section of the Methanocaldococcus sp. FS406-22 genome encodes:
- a CDS encoding hydroxymethylglutaryl-CoA synthase — protein sequence MVGIVGYGAYIPKYRIKVEEIARVWNKDPNAIKNGLLVYEKAVASLDEDTATIAVEAARNALKRANIDPKDIGAVYVGSESHPYAVKPTATIVAEAIDATPELTAADLEFACKAGTAGIQMCMGLVESGLIKYGLAIGADTAQGAPGDALEYTAAAGGAAYIIGKSDVVAEFNGTYSYTTDTPDFWRREGKPYPRHGGRFTGEPAYFRHVINAAKGLMEKMGTKPEDYDYCVFHQPNGKFYIRVAKILGFKEDQYKIGLLTPYIGNTYSGAVPLGLSNILDNCEGGERILAVSYGSGAGSDAFDITVTSKINKVKDKAPKTAYYLERKEYIDYAIYAKFRKKIKM from the coding sequence ATGGTTGGTATTGTTGGTTATGGAGCATACATTCCAAAGTATAGAATAAAAGTTGAGGAAATAGCAAGAGTTTGGAATAAAGACCCAAATGCAATAAAAAATGGATTATTAGTTTATGAAAAGGCAGTTGCAAGCTTAGATGAAGACACTGCCACAATAGCAGTTGAAGCAGCAAGAAATGCTTTAAAAAGAGCAAATATAGACCCAAAAGACATTGGAGCTGTTTATGTTGGAAGTGAGAGCCATCCTTATGCTGTAAAACCAACAGCTACAATAGTTGCTGAGGCAATTGATGCTACTCCAGAGCTAACCGCAGCAGATTTAGAGTTTGCATGTAAAGCAGGGACAGCAGGAATCCAGATGTGCATGGGATTGGTTGAGAGCGGCTTAATCAAATACGGCTTAGCTATTGGGGCAGATACAGCCCAAGGAGCTCCAGGAGATGCGTTAGAATATACGGCAGCAGCTGGGGGAGCAGCGTATATAATAGGAAAATCAGATGTTGTTGCTGAATTCAACGGCACTTACTCCTACACAACAGACACCCCCGACTTTTGGAGAAGAGAAGGAAAGCCATATCCAAGACATGGAGGAAGATTTACAGGAGAACCAGCTTACTTTAGGCATGTAATCAACGCAGCTAAGGGATTAATGGAGAAGATGGGAACGAAGCCGGAGGATTATGATTACTGCGTATTCCACCAACCAAATGGAAAATTCTACATCAGAGTTGCTAAGATTTTAGGATTTAAAGAGGATCAGTATAAAATAGGATTATTAACTCCTTATATTGGCAATACTTACTCAGGAGCTGTTCCTTTGGGATTGTCAAATATTTTAGATAACTGTGAGGGAGGGGAAAGAATTTTAGCCGTCTCTTATGGAAGTGGAGCTGGAAGCGATGCCTTTGATATAACAGTAACCTCAAAAATAAATAAAGTTAAAGACAAAGCCCCAAAAACAGCTTATTACTTAGAAAGAAAAGAATACATTGACTATGCAATATATGCCAAATTCAGAAAGAAAATTAAGATGTAA
- a CDS encoding helix-turn-helix domain-containing protein, protein MEEKVAMYIIGDIVLAENTGKALKKWRNLFNIQQIELAKYLNVSPSVISDYEVGRRKNPGVNIIKKYVLALIEIDKDKGGQTIKALKRILDKSPSMKAILSIKEYENPITLKEFINIIDGEIAIGENLDTPIYGHTVVDSIKAILEMNGDDFYHLYGWTTERALIFTNVSTGRSPMVAVRVSVMKPRVVVLQGINKNKIDNLALKLAEIDNIPLITTHLDTKELIKRLNEIK, encoded by the coding sequence ATGGAGGAGAAAGTGGCAATGTATATAATAGGGGATATTGTTTTAGCTGAAAATACTGGAAAGGCTTTAAAAAAATGGAGAAACCTCTTTAACATCCAACAGATTGAATTGGCTAAATATCTAAATGTATCTCCCTCTGTTATAAGTGATTATGAAGTTGGCAGAAGAAAAAACCCGGGAGTAAATATCATAAAAAAGTATGTATTGGCTCTAATAGAAATAGATAAAGACAAAGGAGGGCAGACAATAAAGGCATTAAAGAGAATTTTAGATAAAAGCCCTTCAATGAAGGCAATATTGTCAATAAAAGAATATGAAAATCCAATAACTCTCAAAGAGTTCATAAACATCATTGATGGAGAAATTGCCATTGGGGAAAACTTAGACACTCCAATATATGGGCATACAGTCGTTGATAGCATAAAGGCAATATTAGAGATGAATGGAGACGATTTCTACCATTTGTATGGATGGACTACTGAAAGAGCTTTAATATTTACAAATGTCTCAACTGGAAGAAGCCCAATGGTTGCCGTTAGAGTTAGCGTAATGAAGCCAAGAGTTGTTGTTCTGCAAGGGATAAATAAAAATAAAATAGATAACTTAGCTTTAAAATTGGCTGAGATTGATAACATCCCATTAATAACAACCCACTTAGATACAAAAGAACTCATAAAGAGGCTAAACGAAATAAAATAG
- the ilvC gene encoding ketol-acid reductoisomerase, producing MVKIFYDKDVTFDAVKDKTIAVIGYGSQGRAQALNMKDSGLNVIVGLRPNGASWNKAIKDGHTVMTIEEAAEKADIIHILIPDEVQPMVYKKQIEPYLTEGKTISFSHGYNIHFGFIRPPENVNITMVAPKSPGAMVRKTYEEGFGVPGLVAVERDYTGDALQIALGMAKGIGLTRVGVIQTTFREETETDLFGEQVVLCGGVTELIKAAFETLVEAGYAPEMAYFETCHELKLIVDLIYQKGLQGMWENVSNTAEYGGLTRRARVINEESRKAMKEILKEIQEGKFAKEWSLEREAGFPELNALRRLEKEHLIEKVGKELRKMCGLEKE from the coding sequence ATGGTTAAAATATTCTATGATAAGGATGTAACCTTTGATGCGGTTAAAGACAAAACAATAGCAGTTATTGGTTATGGAAGCCAAGGAAGGGCTCAAGCTTTAAACATGAAGGATAGTGGTTTAAACGTTATAGTTGGTTTAAGACCTAATGGGGCATCATGGAATAAGGCAATCAAGGATGGGCATACAGTTATGACTATCGAAGAGGCAGCAGAGAAGGCAGATATCATCCATATATTGATACCAGATGAAGTCCAGCCAATGGTTTATAAAAAGCAGATTGAGCCTTACTTAACAGAAGGAAAGACAATAAGCTTCTCCCATGGCTACAACATACACTTTGGATTTATAAGACCTCCAGAGAACGTTAATATAACAATGGTAGCTCCAAAATCACCAGGAGCTATGGTTAGAAAGACTTATGAGGAAGGATTTGGAGTTCCAGGATTAGTTGCTGTTGAGAGGGATTATACAGGAGATGCTTTGCAGATAGCTTTAGGAATGGCTAAGGGAATCGGATTAACAAGAGTTGGTGTAATACAAACAACATTTAGAGAAGAGACAGAGACAGATTTATTTGGAGAGCAGGTTGTTTTATGTGGGGGAGTTACTGAGTTAATTAAGGCAGCGTTTGAAACATTGGTTGAGGCTGGCTATGCTCCAGAGATGGCATACTTTGAAACATGCCATGAGTTAAAGCTGATTGTTGATTTAATCTACCAGAAAGGATTACAAGGCATGTGGGAGAACGTTTCAAATACTGCTGAATACGGAGGTTTAACAAGAAGAGCAAGAGTTATAAATGAAGAGTCAAGAAAGGCAATGAAAGAGATATTGAAAGAGATTCAAGAAGGTAAATTTGCAAAAGAATGGAGCTTAGAAAGAGAAGCTGGCTTCCCAGAGTTAAATGCTTTAAGAAGATTAGAAAAAGAGCATTTAATTGAGAAGGTTGGAAAAGAGTTGAGAAAGATGTGTGGATTGGAGAAGGAGTAA